The sequence CGGGGGCCTTCGTGGACACCAACGTGGTCGGCACCGGCGAACTGCTCGGCGCCGCCCTCGCCCACTGGCGCGGCATACCTGCGGGGCGACGCGAAGCATTCAGATTCCTGCATGTCTCAACCGACGAGGTCTACGGCGACTTGGGTCCGAACGGCACGCCGTTCACCGAGACGACGCCCTACGCCCCGAGCTCACCCTACGCCGCCACCAAAGCCGCCTCGGATCACCTGGTGCGGGCCTGGCACCGGACCTACGGCCTGCCCGTGCTGGTCACGAACTGTTCGAACAACTACGGCCCCAACCAGTTCCCCGAGAAGCTTATCCCGCACATGATCCTCAATGCCCTCGCCGGCCGCCCGCTGCCCGTCTACGGCGACGGCCGACAGGTGCGTGACTGGCTCTACGTCGAGGATCACGCCCGTGCGCTGTGGACGGTCCTGCGCCACGGCCGGGTCGGCGAGACCTACAACATTGGCGGCTGCAACGAGGTCGAGAACATCGACGTGGTGCACCGGATTTGCGCCCTGGTCGCGGAGCACGCCCCGGAGGCGGCTAAGGGCCGCCCGCTCGAGGAGCTCATCACTTTCGTCACGGACCGCCCCGGCCACGACACCCGCTACGCCATCGACGCCAGGAAGATCCAGCGCGAGCTGGGCTGGGCGCCGCAGGAGACCTTCCAGACCGGCCTCGCCCGCACGGTGCGGTGGTACCTGGAGAACCGCGACTGGTGGCAGCGCGTGCTCGACGGCAGCTACCGGCTGGAACGTATCGGGGCGGGAGACGCCGCATGAGCCGCAAGGGCATCATCCTCGCCGGCGGCTCCGGCACGCGCCTGCACCCGGTCACGCTCGGGGTCTGCAAGCAGCTGTTGCCGATCTACGACAAGCCGATGATCTATTACCCGCTCAGCACCCTGATGCTGGCGGGGATTCGCGAGGTGCTCGTCATCTCGACCCCCCAGGACAGCCCGCGCTTCGCCCAGATCCTCGGCGACGGCAACCAATGGGGCATGGACATTCAGCACGCAGTGCAGCCGAGCCCGGACGGCCTCGCCCAGGCTTTCATCATCGGCGCCGACTTTGCGGGGTCTGACCCCGTGACGCTGATTCTCGGCGACAACCTGTTCTTCGGCCCCGGCCTGACCGGCCAGCTCAGGGCCGCCGCCGCCCAGGCCGAGGGTGCGACCGTGTTTGCCTATGGCGTTTCCAACCCGAGTGCTTTCGGCGTGGTGGAGTTTGATGCGGGGGGCCGGGCCATTTCCATCGAGGAGAAGCCCGCCAGGCCGAAGAGCCGGTTCGCGGTCACTGGACTATATTTCTATGACAATGCGGTGGTGGACATCGCACGTGAACTGAAGCCCTCGCCGCGCGGCGAGCTGGAGATCACGGATCTCAACAACGTGTATCTCGCGCGCGGCCGGCTGGAGGTGCAGCGCATGCAGCGCGGCATGGCCTGGCTGGACACCGGCACCCACGATTCCCTGATCGAGGCGGCACACTTCATCCAGACGCTGGAGAAACGCCAGGGCCTGAAGGTCGGCTGCCCTGAAGAAGTGGCCTGGCGGCAGGGCTGGATCAGCGACGAGAAGCTCAAGGACCTGGCGCGGCCGCTGGAGAAGAGCGGATACGGGGATTACCTGAACCGGCTGCTGGAGTTCGAGCGGTGAAGATCACCGAGACCCGGCTGCCCGGTGTGCTCATCTTCGAGCCGAAGGTGCACGGCGACGCGCGCGGGTTCTTTGTCGAGACCTTCCGCCAGGAGGCCTGTCGCGCCGCCGGCATCGAGCTCGATTTCGTGCAGGACAATCACTCGCGGTCGCGCCGCGGGGTGCTGCGCGGCCTGCACGCCCAGGCCGTCCGGCCCCAGGGCAAGCTGGTGCGCTGTTCCCGCGGCGAGGTGTTCGACGTCGCCGTGGATATCGACCCCACGTCGGCCACTTTCGGCCAGTGGGTCGGCGTCACGCTGTCGGACGAGAACCACAAGCAGATGTGGATTCCGCCCGGCTACGCCCACGGTTTCGTAGTCCTCTCCGAGATCGCCGACTTCGAGTACAAGTGCACCGATTACTACGCGCCCGAGCACGAGTTCGGGGTGCGCTGGGACGATCCGGAGATCGGCATCGAGTGGCCTTTGAAAGACCCGCTCTTGTCCGCGAAGGATGCCGCCCTGCCCTCCCTGCGGGCGCTGGCGGCCGCTCGATGAGCACCCGCCCGATGAGCATCGTCGTGCTCGGCAGCAGCGGCCAGCTGGCCCGTCACCTCGCCAAATCCCTGGCGTTGACCGCCCCCGCTGTGACGTTCTGGGGGCGGGACACCGCGGACCTCACCGAGCCGGCACGAGTCGAGGCTGCGCTGCTCGAGGCAGCGCCGCAGACGATTATCAACGCCGCGGCCTACACCGCCGTCGACAAGGCGGAATCCGAGCCCGCGCTGGCGTGGGGCGTCAACGCCGAGGCACCGGCGGCGGCGGCCCGCGCGGCCGCGCAGCTCGGCGCCGCGCTGGTGCATGTCTCGACCGATTACGTGTTCGACGGCGAGGCCGAGGCGCCCTACGCCGAGGATGCGCCGACGCGGCCGCTGGGCGTGTACGGCGCCACCAAGCTCGCCGGCGAGCTCGCGGTGCGCACACTGTGCCCGCGGCATTGGATTCTGCGCACCAGCTGGGTGTTCAGCGAGCACGGCCACAACTTCGTCAAGACCATGCTGAAACTGGCTGGCGAGCGATCCAACCTCCGCATCGTGGACGACCAGTTTGGCCGGCCCACCTACGCCGGCCACGTCGCCGAGTTGATCGCGCGCCTGGTCGCGACCAGCGACCCGGCCGGGGACAGCCCGCAGCTGCCGTACGGGACCTGGCATGCCACCGGGGGCGAAATCACGACCTGGAAACGATTCGCGGTGGAGATTTTTGCCACGGCGGTCGAGGCCGGCCTGCTCGACCGCCCCCCCGAGGTCGATGGCATCACGACCGCGGACTACCCCACTCCGGCAAGGCGCCCCACGCGCGCCGTGCTCGCGCCGAGTGAAGAGCTGCTTGCGCTGGATAACGCGCCCGACTTCGACTGGCATGCCGGGCTCGCCCGCGCGCTGTCCGTCCTGGCGGAAAAAACAAAGGCAAGGACGCCATGACCGAGCCGGTGATGTTCAACAAGGATCTCCGCCTGGCCGCGATCGCGGCGGTGCAACGCGTGTTGCCGGCGATTCTCGTCGTGCTGGTACTTTATTGGCTGACCAGTTACTACGGCCAGGTGTTCGACCACTACTATCGCGCCCTGGCCGTGGCGGCCGGCGGTCTCAGCCTTCTCTTGCTCCGAGTCAAGCGCAACGGCCGGCCGCTCATGCTCACACCGCTGCCGACGATTGTCATGAAGCTCGCCGGGCGCTGGGCAGGGATTCTTGCCGTGCTCCTGGTCGCCGGGCTACTGTCGGGCTTCAGCGACTTTTACCCCCCTGAATTGCTGTGTGCCTGGGCCTTGCTCTCGCCCCTCTTGTTCATACCCGCTACCCTGGCGTTGCACGTTGTGAAACGCCGCCGCGTCAGCGCCGAGGAAAATGCCCGCTCCGCGGTGTGCCTGGGCTTCACCGCGCATAGCAACCATCTTGCTGAGCAGCTCACCACGCATCCGGCGCTCGGTACCCGGTTTCTCGGCTTCTTCGATGATCGCAGCCCTGACAGGCTCGAATTCAATGGAAATATCACGCTTCTCGGCGGTCTCAAGGACCTGGCGCGCTACGTGCGCGAGCACAAGGTCGACGTGATCTTCATCGCGTTGCCGATCCGTCATCTCGACCGGGTGATGAAGCTGATCGACGACCTGCATGACACCACCGCGTCGATCTACTACCTGCCGGACGTGTTCGTGTTCGACCTGATCCAGTCACGCCCCGGCGAGATCATGGGCACGCCGGTGATCTCCCTGTGCGAAACGCCCTTCCATGGCTCGCGCGGCGTGCTGAAGCGGGTGACCGATATTGTGCTCACGCTGCTGGCCATGATCCCGGCGCTGCCGGTAATGGCCGTGCTGGCGCTTCTTGTGCGCTTCACCTCGAAAGGGCCGGTGATATTCAAGCAGCGCCGCTACGGACTGGACGGCCACGAGATCGTGGTGTGGAAGTTCCGTTCCATGCGCGTGCTGGAGGACGGCGAGGAAGTGGTGCAGGTATCCCGCGAGGATCCGCGCGTCACACCGATCGGCCGCATCCTGCGCAGCTATTCGCTGGACGAGCTGCCCCAGCTGTTCAACGTCCTGCAGGGGCGCATGAGCCTCGTGGGCCCGCGCCCGCACGCGGTCAGCCACAACGAGCAGTACCGCAAGCTCATCAAGGGCTACATGCTGCGCCACAAGGTGCTGCCCGGGATCACCGGGCTGGCGCAGGTGAGCGGTTGCCGCGGCGAGGTTGAGAAACTGGAGGACATGGAACGGCGCGTCAGCTACGACCTGGAGTACCTGCGTCGCTGGTCGCCGCTGCTGGACCTGAAGATCCTGTTCCTCACCGTCGCCCGCGTGTTCAAGGACAGCAAGGCGTACTGACCGATCGCGCCTCTTGCTGCAGTGGCGCGACTGTCCTCAGAAACGGGCCTGGACCGAGAGGGACACCCGGTTCACGTCATAATCTTCCGCGCCGGCCGAGTCCCGCCTGAAGTGCGAGGCTGACAGCACGCCCGACAGGGTGCGAGTGATCTCGCGAGACAGGCTGGCCGTCAGCTCCCAAAAGTCATCCTCGCCTGCCGGGTCGGCGAAGTCGCGCCGCTCCCACTCCGTGCGCAGGCCGGCACGCATGCGGGCCGCCAGCTGCCAGTCGTAATCCAGGCCGACGCCGTAGTTGCGCTCGGTGTCGCCTGACTGGTCCTGGTAATCGCGCTCCTCGCCGAAGACGCGGGCTGCGATCGTGGAACGAACCAGCTCGTAACTTGCCCGCGCTGAAAATCGTTTGCGCAGGAACACGCGCGTGTCGAGTTGAGGCGTACCCCCGGGGCCGAAGTCTGGTTGGAACCCACCGTCTTCACCGAGCACGCCGCTTGCCGTGGTCGGCTCTTCGGTGTATTCGACCCCAAGCTCGCCGCGCGAACCGCGCCGCGTCCAACGCAACTCGTAGGCGCTGCCGTAAAAACGGTCGCCGACCCGGGCTTCCAGCGTCTCCCGCTCGCTGGGCTGCCATTCCACGCCCACGAACCAGAAGGACTCGTCCAGCCCACCGGCTGTGCGGTCCGTCACGACGTCGGACTCCTGGCCCGCCGTGGCAGTGAGGCGCGTGCGCAGCCCGACCGGCACGCCGATGTCCAGCGCCGCGCGATCATAGGCAAAGTCCGGCGCTGCGTCGTACTCCGTGGTCGCCGTGCTGCCGCTGAGCCGCCAGCTGAAGCCGCGGCGTTCACGGGGAGAACCTAGCGACGCGGAAGCCGAGTTCGTTTCGGAATCCTCCAGGTTGAAGACGTTCTCGTCGAAATTGCTGTAGCGCACGCCTTGGTGCTGGAGCCGCAGCAGGCTCTCGCCCCACTCGCCCCAGCGCCCGACATGGTAAGGGCTGACCGAGTACACGAACGTGTCAGCGCGGTTTCCCGTGTTGAACAAATTGCTGTTCACCAGGCTCCGCGCCGGGTCGATGTTCTGCTGGTCGAAGCGCAGGAAGCCGTCGAGGAACAGCTGGCGCTCCAAGAGCTCGAAGGTGCCTCGACCCAGTGCCTGGTGGTAGATATCGTCGAGGTCGTCGTTGTCGGCGAACCACAGTCCCTGCGCATCATAGTCAAGGCGCGCATCGACGCGCGGACTTGCGCCGACCACGCTGAAACCTGGCTTCAGCTCCAAGATCGTCTCGGACTCCTCAAGGCCCGACGGCGCAAGGTCGACATTGTCCAGCCAGGTGAGGCCCAGGCTGGCGCGCGGCTCGAACTTCCAGTCGGCTGCCGTGGCTGGCGGCGCGGCGCACAGCGCGGCAACCGACAAGGCGAGCAAGCGGGCCTTAGCCCGGCGGCGGTGCTGCGTTCGCCCCGTACCCATAGCCATATCCTCCATAGTAAGCACTCCTGGCGGCCACGCGACTCTTGTTCAGTATGGCGTTGACTGCCCTGTTCTCGTCTATCAACGACAACGCGGAACGCACGTCGTCGCGCGCGGTCAAGTTCTCCGCGACCACCAGGACGACCTGGCCGACGTTGGCGGCAATCGCCTGCGCCTCGGTGGCGGCCAGCATCGGCGGCGAGTCGAACAGGATGATCCGGTCCGGGTACCGCGACGCGAGCTCGTTGCACAAGGCGCGCATGCGGTCGCTCGAGAGCAGTTCCGTCGCCTGGGCATGCCAGCGACCTGCGGGGAGGATCGACAGGCGCGGGATATCAGTGCGCACCAGCACGTCCTCCACTTGCGGAGGCTTGTCCCCGAGTACATCCAGCAGGCCGGGCTCCTTGTCGATGCCGAAAAGGCGGCTGATGTGAGGCTTGGGCACGTCGCCGTCGATGAGCAGGACCGTGCGGTCCCGTTCCGTCGCCAGGCTGAGCGCGAGATTGATGCAGGTGTGGGTCTTGCCTTCTCCGGAGACCGCGCTGGTGACCAGGATCAGGTTGCCCTTCTCCACCTGGGTCGCACCCAGGCCGAACGCATGCGCGATCAGGGGCCGCTTGATACGGCGGTACTCGTCCGCCATGCGACGCTCGTATTCGTCGGGTGCGAGAAAACCCTCTTCCCGCAGGCGCAGACGATCCACCGCGACGATTTTCGTTCCGGGGCGCGGGGGGCCTGGCTCCTCTCCTGCATGCTGCGTGGCGTGATCCTGAACCTCAGCCGGCGTTGCAGGCGCGGTTGCGCTTGGCGGTGCGCTGGCAGCTGGAGCCGCGGTGGCGGTTGGCGTTGGCGGTCCGTCTTGCTGCGCAACGCCTGGATCGCCTTGTGCAACAGGGGGCACGGTGGCCGCGGGATGTGCCGCGGGTATGGTCTCCGCGGATGCTTCTGCATCCAGGGCCGCCTGGCGCTCACGAATGTCCAGCTGGCCCAGCGGGACCATCGGCTTTTCCTGTTGCTTCAGGCGCTTGAGTGCCTTCTCTACGAAACTCATCCTTTCAGCCCCTGCACCACGTCGAGCGCCCATGGCATCGCCAGAATCACCACGCCGAACACTGCTGCCAGGGCCACGATCCCAACCGCGAACACGGCTTCGGCCCCGCGCCGACGGCGCCGTGCTCGTGCGGTCCAGGCCATGGACACCGCGCCGAGCACTGGCAACTGCAATTCCTGGTAGATGGCATCAGCCGAGATATAGACCGGTTTTGTCATGTGTAACAGGTAGGCCGCAGCGCCGCCCGCGCCGAGCGCGGCGGCCAGCACGACCACAAGCAGAAAGAATCGGTTTGGCGCAACGGGGGCGCTGGGCGCCAGCGGCGGCTCGATGATGCGAAACTCGAGCTGGCGACCCTGGCGCTTGCGGTCGATGTCGAAGCTCAGCTGCTCGCGCCGCTGCAACAGGCCCTCGTACTGGTTTTGCAGCACGGTATGGTCGCGGATCAGGCCGGCATAATCGGCCTCCAATTGGGGCGCGACGTCGATCTTCTGCTGCAGTTCTTCGATGCGCTGCGCCAGGTCACGCTCCCGCGCCGCCAGCTCTGCGACCTCGATCTCGGCCTGCGTGAGCGCAATGCGGACATTTTCGATCACGGCTCCCCCGGCCCCGGCGCCGATCAACGGCCCGAGCTCGTCGCGCCGCTGCTCGAGCCGGCCGCGCAGTGCCTGCACGGTTTCCTGTGCCGAGATGACCGCGGGGTGCGCGTCGGTGTAGATGAGCCGCAACTCGTCCACCCGCTTCTCCGCCTCCAGCACTTGGCTCTCCAGCTCCACCAGGCTGGCCGCCCCGCCGTCACCGCCGCCCTCGGCTTGGCTCGCGACCTGTGCGGCCAGTGCAGCACGCTTGTCACGCGCGATGCGCAGGCTGGTGCGTACTTCCCGCAGCTCTTCCTGCAGCGTCGCGAGGCGGGTGAAGAAGCCGCCGCCGTCACCCGGGGCCAGCCCGGCGTTGCGGCGGCGGAAGTCCGCCACGCGGTTTTCCGCCTGTTCGAGGCGCCGCCGGTAATCCGTCATCTGGTTGTCGAGGAAAGCGAGCGCCTGCAGGTCGTCACGCAGGTCCCCTTCCACGGAACGCTCCTGGAAGCTGTTCAGCAGCACCTGCACCACGCGTTCCGCCGCCCTACGGTCCGGGTCGCGATACTTGATCTCGTACAGGTTCGCCTCGAAGCCCCGCGCCCCACCCGGTCGCACTTCGATCTGGCTCTGTAGCTCGATAATCAGGTTCTCGAAGCCTTCCGGCGTGTCCACACGCAGGTCCAGGTCCGTCTCGCGCGCCACCTGTTCCAGGTTGGGCGTTGACAGGAGCTGCCGGCGGACGTAATTGACCTTGGTCTGGGCATCGTCAATCCCGGAGCCCTGGCGCATGTTGAGCAATGGATCCTCGGTGTCGACGAACACCTGGGCGCGCGCCTCATACAGGTCGGGCATGCTGAGCACCACGCCGATCCCGACCACGCCAACGCCCCAAGCAATGACCATGGCCACCCAGCGAAAGCGCCAGGCGCCGCGCAGCTCCGTCAATAATTGTCGCAGCAAGTCATCCACTAGAAACGGGCCTCCGGAATGATCACCACGTCGCCCGGCTGGATGCGCACGTTCTGCCGCATGTCGCCCAGGTTCAGGAGGTCGTCCAGGCGCACATTGATTTCAGTGGTGCCTTCGCCGGTGCGGCGCACCAGCTTGGCCCGATTCCCCGCCGCGAACTCACCGAGACCACCCACCTGGATCATGACGTCGAGCAAGGTCATGCCGTCCCGGTATGCAAGCGCCTGGGGGTTGGCCGCCTGGCCGACGACCCGGACCTGCTGCGCGAAGCTCGGCGCGGCGGTCTGCACGATCACGTTCACCGTCGGCTGGCGGATGAATCGCGACAACACCTCTTCCATGTCGCGCGCCAGCTGGGTGGGCGTCTTGCCCGCCGCCATCATGTCCTCGATCAACGGGGTCGAGACCTTGCCGTCGGGACGCACGGGGATGGTGGTGGACAGGTCCGGGTGCTGCCAGACAAAAATATTCAGCACGGCCCCCGGCGCAATGATGTAATCGGTCTCGGCCGCGGACATCGACGATTCGGGCAGGACCGGAGCGGGCCCGGAAGAAGCGCACCCGCCGGCGAGTGCGCCCATGGTCAATATCGCGGCGGCCGCAACCAGGCGTCGTATCCCTGCAATGCTCATGGTTTTCACCTCTCTCCCTCGAGACGGTCCAGGAGTTTCTGGGCCTGCTCGTGATGGTTCATGGCGCCCGGCTCCGCGAGCACGGCCCGCGCCGCCCGTATGGCGCCGGAGACATCTCCCGTCTCGGCCAGCAGGACGGCGAGATGGTACTGGATTTCACCCACCCGCGGCGCCGCCTCCGCGGCCTCGCGCACCAGTTCCAGCGCACGCGCGGTGTCACCCTTCTGGTACAGGATCCAGCCCAGGGTATCGGCGATCATGGGATTGTCGGGGGCCGCTGTGTAAGCGCGCTGTGCAAAGTCCTCTGCGCGCCCGTCCCCGACCTCGTTGTAGAGCCAGGCCAGGTTGTTCATGTACATGGCATTGTCCGGGGATTCGGCCAGCAGCTGCTCATACTGGGGGATGGCCTTGCGATATTCCGCGGCGTTGACGTAATGCGCTGCCAGCACCAGCCGGACCGCCGTATCCCCGGGGTTCTGCGCAAGCCATGTCAGCATGGGCGCCTCCGGTTCCGCAGCCCCCTGTCCGAGACGGGCGCGGAACTGCCCCACCACCGCCCGGTTGCCCCCGCCCTGCTCGCCGGCGGCTTCATACGCCGCCTGGGCGGCGGCATATTCGCCACGTGCCACCAGGATGTCACCGCGCAACAGGCTCACGCGCGCGTCACCTGGTTCGGCCGCCTGTTCCAAGCGGGCGAGACTCCGGGCCGCGTCGTCGAATCGGCCCAATTGGCGCTCGAGGTCCGTGATATGGAGCAGCGCCTGGTAGTTGCCGGGATCCAGCGCGAGCGCAGACACCAGGGTCTCCCTGGCCGCCTCAGGCTGATTGGTCGCCCGCTCCGCTCGCGCCCGGTTGACCAGGAAGAGCGGCGACGTCGGGGCCAGCTGGTGTGCCCGCGCGAATTCCCCTAGCGCTTCGCGTGCTTCGCCGGCGCGCAGCAGAACTACGCCGAGGGCATTGGCTGCCTCGGCTGAATCCGGGTCGGCTGCGACCGCCTCGCGCGCGACCTCGATCGCACCTGTCCAGTCCTGGTTGGAACCTAGATAGCTGGCCAAGAGCACCCTGACGTTCGCGTCCTCAGGATCCGCGGCGCGGGCCTGTTGCAGCCGCGCGACGGCTGCCTCGCGGTCGCCGGCAGCCCAGTCAAGCTGAGCCAGTGCACTGAGCGCCGCCGTGTTACCGGGGTTGTTCTCAACGATCGCTGTGAAATGATCTCGCGCAGCCGCAAGGTCCCCGCGCACAGCCGCGATCCTGCCAAGGTTGAAATGGGCGGCCACGTGGCCCGGGTCCAGCCGCAGTGCGTCTTCCATCCAGGCCACGGCTTCGTCGACACGATTGGCATAGAGGAACAACCCGCCGAGCGTGGCACGCAGCGACGCATCATCGGGATTTTCCTCTGCCAGTCGGCCTGCTATCTCGCGCGCCTCCGCCGTGCGCCCCTCCTGCAATTGCGCCGCGATGGTGATCAGGTCCACGCGCTGGCGCGCGGCCGCGTCCGTGCCCTTGATCATGCCCAGTTCGGCCAGCGCCTCGTCCACCCTGCCGACGGCGATCAGGCTCACCGCCAGCATCGAGCGCACTTCATCGTTGTCGGGCTCGGTTTCGAGCTGGCGGCGGAAAATCTCCACCGCAGCCTCCGGGTCGCCGGCACGCACGCTGGCCACGCCGGCGAGCGTGCCGACGCCTTGCTCGATCGCCTCGTCGGTCAACGGGCCCAGGGCTTCCAATGCCCGCTCCGGCGACTGCAGGCCGAGCCTCACCTGGGCCAGCAACCTGCGGGCATTCAGGTCGGCAGGATTGGCCACCACGGCCCGCTCCAGGTTGCTCTCCGCCTGGAGTTCCTGCCCCAGGGCCATGTGCGCCATGGCGGCCAGCAGCAGGCCCTGCGCCGACCCCGGCTGCGCCGCCAGCACGGCCTGCGCATGCGCCAGCGCCTGTTGCGGGTTGCCCGCCTGCAGCTCAACCCGCCCCATGAGGTAGTTTGTTGCGGGATGCTGGGGTGCCTGGGTGTGGATTTCTTGCGCCAGCGCCCGTGCCGTGTCGAGATCGCCGTTCGCCAGCAACGCTTCGACGCGTCCACTGCGGTAAAGAAGTTGCTGCCGACCCGAGGTGTCGACCACGGTTTCCTCCGCCCTGGCAAACGCCTTCACGGCGGTGTCGATGTCTCCGGTGCGCATGGAGCCGAACGCCAGCACGCCCCAGTATTCAGTCGACTCTTCTGCCTCCGGTGGCAATGCGGCCAGCATGGCCAGCGCCGTGTCTACGTCCCCGCGCGCCGCCACGATTCGTGCCCGGGCAATCTCCGCCAGCAAGCGCATTTCCGGGTCTTGTTCAGCCGTCTGCAGCGCCGCGTCCGCCCCATCGAGATCCCCGGTGCGCAGCAACGCCAGCGCATGCCAGTACGCCAGCTCCGGTGATCCCCCCGTCTCCTGCGGATCGGTGATCCGGATCGCTTCTTCCGCCGCACCCAGGCGCACGAGAGCCTCAGCGTAGCTTGCGCGAATAGGATCGAGCTCAGCGCCCAGGTCGAGCGCCCGGCGATATTCCTTGGCAGCCGCATCCATGTCACCCGTCTGCAGTGCCGCCTCGGCCAACAGCAGGCGCGCATCCACATTTGAGGGATCGTCCTGCAGTACATTGCGCATGTGAATGGCGGCCGCCGCCGCCTGGCCTTGCGCCAGTTCCGTGCGAGCCTGCTCGATGCGCTCCGCATCGGTCATCTGCGCCCCGCACCCCGTGAGCCAGCCGAGCCCGATCAGTAAGCCAGCAACGCTGATAATTCGCTTAGTCTGTTGCTTCAGCATGTTCCTCGATTCCTCGCCTGTTCACTGCGTCCATGTTGCCTCTGCCGGTAACCGTTTTTCTCTGCGGTTGCCGTCTCTGCCAAGACATTATCAGCTTTCTGCCTGAGAATTCGCCCCGGTTCATGCACTTACCCCGTGCCGGCTCATCAGGTCGTACACCGTCGGCCGCGACACCCCGAGCAGGCTCGCCGCCCGCGTCAGGTTGCCGTCCGCCGCCGCCAGCGCCTGCAGCAGCGCGCGCTTCTCGGCCTCGTCGCGCACCTCGCGCAGCGTCATGGTCGGCAGCGCGCCGCCGCCCGGCAGCCCAAGGTCGTCGGCGCTGATCATCGGCCCGTCTGAAATCGCCACCGCGCCCTTGATGCGGTTCTCCAGCTCGCGCACGTTGCCCGGCCACCCGTAGGCCTCGATCGCCGCCATCGCCTCTTCCGACAGCCCACGCAGCTTCTTGTTCATGCTGGCAGCGAACTGTTGCAAAAAATGCTGCGCCAGCACGATGCGGCAGCCCTCCCGTTCCCTGAGCGGCGGGATGCGGATCGTGACTTCGCTGATGCGGTAATACAGGTCCTCGCGGAAGCGGCCCTCGGCGATGAGGTGCTGCAGGTCCTGGTTGGTGGCGCACACCACGCGCACGTCCACCGGGATTTCCTTGCGCCCGCCGACACGCTCCACGGTGCGCTCCTGCAGGAAGCGCAGCAGCTTGGCCTGCAGCGGCGCGGGCATGTCGCCGATCTCGTCCAGGAGCAGCGTGCCCTTGTCGGCCAGCTCGACCTTGCCGATGGTCTGCTTGTGCGCGCCGGTGAAGGCGCCCTTCTCGTGACCGAACAGCTCGCTCTCGAGCAGGTTCTCGGGGATCGCGGCGCAGTTGATGGCGACGAAGCGGCCGGCCTTGCGCGGGCTCAGGCCGTGCAGCGCCTTGGCGAACACTTCCTTGCCGGTGCCCGACTCGCCCAGCAGCAGCGTGGTCACGTCCACCGGCGCGATCTTCTCGATCTTGCGGCA comes from Thioalkalivibrio sp. XN279 and encodes:
- the prsT gene encoding XrtA/PEP-CTERM system TPR-repeat protein PrsT; the protein is MLKQQTKRIISVAGLLIGLGWLTGCGAQMTDAERIEQARTELAQGQAAAAAIHMRNVLQDDPSNVDARLLLAEAALQTGDMDAAAKEYRRALDLGAELDPIRASYAEALVRLGAAEEAIRITDPQETGGSPELAYWHALALLRTGDLDGADAALQTAEQDPEMRLLAEIARARIVAARGDVDTALAMLAALPPEAEESTEYWGVLAFGSMRTGDIDTAVKAFARAEETVVDTSGRQQLLYRSGRVEALLANGDLDTARALAQEIHTQAPQHPATNYLMGRVELQAGNPQQALAHAQAVLAAQPGSAQGLLLAAMAHMALGQELQAESNLERAVVANPADLNARRLLAQVRLGLQSPERALEALGPLTDEAIEQGVGTLAGVASVRAGDPEAAVEIFRRQLETEPDNDEVRSMLAVSLIAVGRVDEALAELGMIKGTDAAARQRVDLITIAAQLQEGRTAEAREIAGRLAEENPDDASLRATLGGLFLYANRVDEAVAWMEDALRLDPGHVAAHFNLGRIAAVRGDLAAARDHFTAIVENNPGNTAALSALAQLDWAAGDREAAVARLQQARAADPEDANVRVLLASYLGSNQDWTGAIEVAREAVAADPDSAEAANALGVVLLRAGEAREALGEFARAHQLAPTSPLFLVNRARAERATNQPEAARETLVSALALDPGNYQALLHITDLERQLGRFDDAARSLARLEQAAEPGDARVSLLRGDILVARGEYAAAQAAYEAAGEQGGGNRAVVGQFRARLGQGAAEPEAPMLTWLAQNPGDTAVRLVLAAHYVNAAEYRKAIPQYEQLLAESPDNAMYMNNLAWLYNEVGDGRAEDFAQRAYTAAPDNPMIADTLGWILYQKGDTARALELVREAAEAAPRVGEIQYHLAVLLAETGDVSGAIRAARAVLAEPGAMNHHEQAQKLLDRLEGER
- the prsR gene encoding PEP-CTERM-box response regulator transcription factor; its protein translation is MAEEARKLLVVEDDRGLQKQLKWCFDGYDVLIAEDRESALGELRRHEPAVVLQDLGLPPDAEGVSEGFKTLQEILQTAPQTKVIVVTGNENRDNALKAVGFGAYDFYQKPVDVDVLQLLVNRAFTLYELEAENRRLASEHSASPLEGVIAVSAPMQDVCRKIEKIAPVDVTTLLLGESGTGKEVFAKALHGLSPRKAGRFVAINCAAIPENLLESELFGHEKGAFTGAHKQTIGKVELADKGTLLLDEIGDMPAPLQAKLLRFLQERTVERVGGRKEIPVDVRVVCATNQDLQHLIAEGRFREDLYYRISEVTIRIPPLREREGCRIVLAQHFLQQFAASMNKKLRGLSEEAMAAIEAYGWPGNVRELENRIKGAVAISDGPMISADDLGLPGGGALPTMTLREVRDEAEKRALLQALAAADGNLTRAASLLGVSRPTVYDLMSRHGVSA
- a CDS encoding XrtA system polysaccharide chain length determinant; amino-acid sequence: MDDLLRQLLTELRGAWRFRWVAMVIAWGVGVVGIGVVLSMPDLYEARAQVFVDTEDPLLNMRQGSGIDDAQTKVNYVRRQLLSTPNLEQVARETDLDLRVDTPEGFENLIIELQSQIEVRPGGARGFEANLYEIKYRDPDRRAAERVVQVLLNSFQERSVEGDLRDDLQALAFLDNQMTDYRRRLEQAENRVADFRRRNAGLAPGDGGGFFTRLATLQEELREVRTSLRIARDKRAALAAQVASQAEGGGDGGAASLVELESQVLEAEKRVDELRLIYTDAHPAVISAQETVQALRGRLEQRRDELGPLIGAGAGGAVIENVRIALTQAEIEVAELAARERDLAQRIEELQQKIDVAPQLEADYAGLIRDHTVLQNQYEGLLQRREQLSFDIDRKRQGRQLEFRIIEPPLAPSAPVAPNRFFLLVVVLAAALGAGGAAAYLLHMTKPVYISADAIYQELQLPVLGAVSMAWTARARRRRRGAEAVFAVGIVALAAVFGVVILAMPWALDVVQGLKG
- a CDS encoding XrtA/PEP-CTERM system exopolysaccharide export protein, with protein sequence MSAAETDYIIAPGAVLNIFVWQHPDLSTTIPVRPDGKVSTPLIEDMMAAGKTPTQLARDMEEVLSRFIRQPTVNVIVQTAAPSFAQQVRVVGQAANPQALAYRDGMTLLDVMIQVGGLGEFAAGNRAKLVRRTGEGTTEINVRLDDLLNLGDMRQNVRIQPGDVVIIPEARF